Genomic window (Fibrobacter sp. UWH6):
CCTACAACTATCCCCAGAACCGCGTGACCGACCACCGTATCGGCCTCACCCTGTACAATCTGGATCAGGTAGTGGCAGGCGACCTGCAGGAAGTGATCAACGGCCTCCAGATGGCAAACGCCCAGGAAAAGTTGGGTAAGTTCAACGCCTAATTCGGCGAATTCCAGGGCAGGCACAAGATGGCAAACGCACCCGCAAACCAGGGCCCCATGACGGTGCTCGAAATTCTGAACCGCACCAAGGTCTTCTTCGAAAAGAAGGGCGTTCCCGACGCCTTGCTGGACGCCCAGTACATCATCAGCCATGGGCTGAAGATGAAGAGCCGCATGGACATCTACCTGAACTTCGAAAAGCCGCTGACCCCTTCCGAACTGGATGTTCTCCGCGAGATGGTAGCCCGCCGTGCCAACCGCGAACCTCTGCAGCACATCATCGGCGACACCAGTTTCCGCGGTTTCATTATCAAGTGCGACCGTCGTGCCCTGATTCCCCGCCCCGAAACAGAAAGCCTGGTAGACATGGCCCGCGAACGATTGAAAGGCGTTGAAAACCCCTTCATCGTAGAAATCGGAACCGGTTCCGGCTGCATCTCGATTTCCTGCGCCAAGGAAATCGAAAACGCCAAGGTTCTTGCCTGCGACATTTCTGAAGATGCACTTTCCCTGGCCCGCGAAAACGCCGAAGCCAATGAACTAGCCGCCCCTCAGCTGACTTTCGCCAAGGGAGACCTGCTGAACGCCGCCACCGCAGAAGCTCTGACTGCAGCCGGCCAAGATGCCAATGCCAAGATAGATTGTCTCATCGCAAACCTGCCCTACATTCCCGATTCGGAAAAGGGCAAGCTTCAGCCCGAAGTAGACAAGTTCGACCCGGAACTGGCCCTCTACGGCGGACCCGACGGACTCGACCTGGTTCGCAAGCTTCTG
Coding sequences:
- the prmC gene encoding peptide chain release factor N(5)-glutamine methyltransferase — its product is MANAPANQGPMTVLEILNRTKVFFEKKGVPDALLDAQYIISHGLKMKSRMDIYLNFEKPLTPSELDVLREMVARRANREPLQHIIGDTSFRGFIIKCDRRALIPRPETESLVDMARERLKGVENPFIVEIGTGSGCISISCAKEIENAKVLACDISEDALSLARENAEANELAAPQLTFAKGDLLNAATAEALTAAGQDANAKIDCLIANLPYIPDSEKGKLQPEVDKFDPELALYGGPDGLDLVRKLLQQTQGRLNSGAPILLEIGSEQAEVLKDEAQNYPWLEFAGIHKDYNDNIRFVSYKAK